The following coding sequences lie in one Megalodesulfovibrio gigas DSM 1382 = ATCC 19364 genomic window:
- a CDS encoding glycosyltransferase, which produces MSSSRPARVVLLLQDLHVGGTQRQALELAARLDRARFSPEIWTMMAGQAMLDRAQLPGLADVPVRRLSPLSFVGPDAVLRLGLELARQQVDVLLCLTAVPNIWGRAWGQICRRLGRRPVIVGTCRGGGAPVRQHERRLWAWADHHISNTHALARVLTQDCGVPAARISVVHNGVDLDRFRMTPRPAATARSEDEGGPVFVHLARLVEDKDHATSLRAFAALLQTVPRATLRLVGDGPRRAELEALADTLLPGEARPRLQFDGERLDVEAVLRDADVLVLSSIREAMPNVILEAMSTGLPVIATEVGGVGEMVIQDHTGLLVPAGDAQAMGQAMARLAQDATLREAMGRAGRARAVAQFSFEAMARGHEAVFARRLEQRDGRAG; this is translated from the coding sequence ATGTCGTCCTCACGGCCGGCACGGGTTGTCCTGTTGCTGCAGGATCTGCACGTGGGCGGCACGCAGCGGCAGGCCCTGGAGCTGGCCGCCCGGCTGGATCGGGCGCGGTTTTCTCCGGAAATCTGGACCATGATGGCCGGGCAGGCCATGCTGGACCGGGCGCAGCTGCCCGGCCTGGCCGACGTGCCCGTGCGCCGGCTCTCCCCCTTGTCCTTCGTGGGACCGGACGCCGTGCTGCGTCTGGGCCTGGAGCTGGCCCGGCAACAGGTGGATGTGCTGCTGTGCCTCACCGCCGTGCCCAATATCTGGGGGCGGGCGTGGGGGCAGATCTGCCGCAGGCTGGGACGGCGGCCCGTCATCGTGGGCACCTGCCGCGGCGGCGGCGCACCCGTGCGGCAGCACGAGCGCCGGCTGTGGGCCTGGGCCGATCATCACATTTCCAACACCCATGCCCTGGCCCGGGTCCTGACGCAGGACTGCGGCGTGCCAGCGGCGCGCATCAGCGTGGTCCACAACGGGGTGGATCTGGACCGCTTCCGCATGACGCCGCGGCCGGCCGCCACTGCCCGGAGCGAGGACGAGGGCGGGCCGGTGTTTGTCCATCTGGCGCGTCTGGTGGAGGACAAGGACCACGCCACCAGCCTGCGCGCCTTTGCCGCCCTGCTGCAAACGGTTCCCCGGGCCACGTTGCGGCTGGTGGGCGACGGCCCCCGGCGAGCCGAGCTGGAAGCCCTGGCCGACACCCTGCTGCCCGGCGAGGCGCGGCCGCGTCTGCAGTTCGACGGCGAACGGCTGGATGTGGAAGCCGTGCTGCGCGATGCCGACGTGCTGGTGCTCTCGTCCATCCGCGAGGCCATGCCCAACGTGATTCTGGAGGCCATGTCCACGGGCCTGCCGGTGATCGCCACGGAGGTGGGCGGGGTGGGGGAGATGGTGATCCAGGATCACACGGGGCTGCTGGTGCCGGCAGGGGATGCCCAGGCCATGGGGCAGGCCATGGCGCGACTGGCGCAGGACGCCACCCTGCGCGAAGCCATGGGCCGGGCCGGCCGGGCCCGCGCTGTGGCGCAATTTTCCTTCGAAGCCATGGCTCGCGGCCACGAGGCGGTGTTCGCCCGGCGGCTGGAGCAACGAGACGGGAGGGCAGGCTGA
- a CDS encoding glycosyltransferase family protein, protein MARIVYGVMGDSRGHLSRSLAVAGELSRHEIIFAGGGLVETVRQQGYRSISLPMLGTILRNGAVDTMATLANTARELLRRRATLAALRRELEALRPDLVVTDYEYFTPLAARQLGLPCISIDHQHVVTHTRYETPPGQRWNRLCTSLPIRLLFSNAERFLVSSFFAPPVAEPARVELFGPVLRPQPLQYTAGTGEHVLVYLRGASLKAVTELLDGRERRYVIYGFGEGRGTANCAFKKASVDGFLEDLTTAAAVLSNGGHSLLSESFHFGKPVCCVPTGMFYEQYLNAWFVEQLGYGRLMPDIARREILDDFEARIPAFAANLAGKSFHGNAALAARVEALL, encoded by the coding sequence ATGGCGCGCATTGTGTATGGCGTGATGGGCGATTCCCGGGGGCACCTGTCCCGTTCCCTGGCCGTGGCCGGCGAGCTCTCGCGCCACGAGATCATTTTTGCCGGCGGCGGACTGGTGGAGACGGTGCGGCAGCAGGGCTACCGGTCCATCTCCCTGCCCATGCTGGGGACCATCCTGCGCAACGGCGCCGTGGACACCATGGCCACCCTGGCCAATACCGCCCGGGAGCTGCTGCGCCGTCGCGCCACCCTGGCCGCCCTGCGCCGGGAGCTGGAGGCCCTCAGGCCGGATCTGGTCGTCACGGATTACGAATACTTCACGCCCCTGGCCGCCCGCCAGTTGGGCCTGCCGTGCATCTCCATCGACCATCAGCACGTCGTCACGCATACCCGGTACGAGACGCCCCCCGGTCAGCGCTGGAACCGGTTGTGCACCTCGCTGCCGATCCGGCTGCTGTTCAGCAATGCGGAACGGTTTCTGGTCAGTTCTTTTTTCGCCCCGCCCGTGGCCGAGCCGGCGCGGGTGGAGCTGTTCGGCCCGGTGCTGCGGCCCCAGCCGCTGCAATACACGGCCGGCACGGGCGAGCATGTGCTGGTATATCTGCGGGGGGCATCCCTCAAGGCCGTGACCGAGCTGCTGGACGGCCGCGAACGCCGGTATGTGATCTACGGCTTCGGCGAGGGCCGGGGCACGGCCAATTGCGCGTTCAAAAAGGCGTCTGTGGACGGCTTTCTGGAAGATTTGACCACGGCTGCGGCCGTGCTCTCCAATGGCGGGCATTCCCTGCTGTCGGAATCCTTCCATTTTGGCAAGCCGGTGTGCTGTGTGCCCACGGGCATGTTCTATGAGCAGTACCTGAACGCCTGGTTCGTGGAGCAGCTGGGCTACGGCCGCCTGATGCCGGACATCGCCCGCCGGGAAATCCTGGACGACTTCGAGGCGCGCATCCCCGCCTTTGCAGCCAATCTGGCCGGCAAGTCCTTCCATGGCAACGCCGCCCTGGCTGCCCGGGTGGAGGCGTTGCTGTAG
- a CDS encoding SufB/SufD family protein, whose product MPTPIDLKSFKFTGAEAAPIADLHTLSADDKHSLLMAGVDVDERMRSGSFVHMNHSNVHCKTNHKGVEILDIKAALEKYDGLPDYMWKLVDPEKDDFTRGARDNLHGGYFIRTEKGAKVTDPVQSCLFIKGNQVGQNVHNIIIVEEDSELHIITGCAVAHDAKGAAHMGISEFYIKKGGKLSFTMIHNWGEDTTVRPRSAGVVEEGGVFINNYILLKPVKDLQMYPKISLNGEGAVARFNSVVVTPPGSYVDAGSEVILNAPNTRTEIIARTLTTGGVIINRGRISGTHVPAKGHLECKGLILGGGMIHAIPELIADVDGVELSHEAAVGKIDQEEIEYLMARGMDEDEATSTIVRGFLNVDIQGLPPALQEVIEKTLADNEKDMF is encoded by the coding sequence ATGCCCACTCCCATAGATCTCAAATCCTTCAAGTTCACCGGGGCGGAGGCGGCTCCCATCGCGGATCTGCACACCCTGAGCGCCGATGACAAGCATTCCCTGCTCATGGCTGGCGTGGACGTGGATGAGCGCATGCGCAGCGGCTCCTTCGTGCACATGAACCACTCCAACGTCCATTGCAAAACCAACCACAAAGGCGTGGAGATCCTGGACATCAAGGCCGCCCTGGAAAAGTACGACGGCCTGCCGGACTACATGTGGAAGCTCGTGGACCCCGAAAAGGACGACTTCACCCGCGGCGCACGGGACAACCTGCACGGCGGTTACTTCATCCGCACGGAAAAAGGCGCAAAAGTTACCGATCCCGTCCAGTCCTGCCTGTTCATCAAAGGCAATCAGGTGGGGCAGAACGTCCACAACATCATCATTGTGGAAGAGGATTCGGAGCTGCACATCATCACCGGCTGCGCCGTGGCCCATGACGCCAAGGGCGCCGCGCACATGGGCATCTCCGAATTCTATATCAAAAAGGGCGGAAAACTGTCCTTCACCATGATCCACAACTGGGGTGAGGACACCACCGTGCGGCCGCGCTCTGCCGGCGTGGTGGAGGAAGGCGGGGTGTTCATCAACAACTACATCCTGCTCAAGCCTGTGAAAGACTTGCAGATGTACCCCAAGATCAGCCTTAACGGCGAAGGCGCCGTGGCCCGTTTCAACTCCGTGGTGGTCACGCCTCCCGGTTCCTACGTGGACGCCGGCAGCGAGGTGATCCTCAATGCGCCCAACACGCGCACGGAAATCATCGCCCGCACCCTGACCACGGGTGGCGTCATCATCAACCGCGGCCGCATCTCCGGCACCCATGTGCCGGCCAAGGGCCATCTGGAATGCAAGGGCTTGATCCTGGGCGGCGGCATGATCCACGCCATTCCCGAACTGATTGCCGATGTGGACGGCGTGGAGCTCTCCCACGAAGCCGCCGTGGGCAAGATCGATCAGGAAGAGATCGAATACCTCATGGCCCGCGGCATGGACGAGGACGAAGCCACCTCCACCATCGTGCGCGGCTTCCTCAATGTGGACATCCAGGGCCTGCCCCCGGCGCTGCAGGAAGTCATCGAGAAGACATTGGCCGACAACGAGAAGGACATGTTCTAG
- a CDS encoding ABC transporter ATP-binding protein, with product MLIIEDLHAMVADRPVLKGINLEIAENETFILFGPNGSGKTTLLMTLMGFGNYTITQGKITFKGVDITHAPIYERARLGIGMSFQRPPTIHGLKTRHLVKMCAQGREVDVEGLAQKVNFDHFLDRDINAGFSGGEIKRSELLQLMAQQPSLVLFDEPESGVDLENMHLIGRTVRELLRGEVEPDPKLSMKAKKATRKSTSGLIITHTGYILDYINADRGQVLFNGHLCCEANPRDILDHVGKFGYQECVRCLN from the coding sequence ATGCTCATCATCGAGGATCTCCACGCCATGGTGGCCGATCGTCCCGTGCTCAAGGGCATCAACCTGGAGATTGCGGAAAACGAGACGTTCATCCTCTTTGGCCCCAACGGCTCCGGCAAAACCACCCTGCTCATGACCCTCATGGGCTTTGGCAACTATACGATCACGCAAGGCAAAATCACCTTCAAAGGCGTGGACATCACCCACGCCCCCATCTACGAACGCGCCCGCCTGGGCATCGGCATGAGCTTCCAGCGCCCTCCAACCATCCACGGCCTCAAGACCCGCCATCTGGTGAAGATGTGCGCCCAGGGCCGCGAGGTGGATGTGGAAGGCCTGGCCCAGAAGGTCAACTTCGATCATTTCCTGGACCGCGACATCAATGCCGGCTTCTCCGGCGGCGAAATCAAACGCTCCGAACTGCTCCAGCTCATGGCCCAGCAGCCCTCCCTGGTGCTCTTCGATGAGCCGGAATCCGGCGTGGATCTGGAAAACATGCACCTCATCGGCAGAACCGTGCGCGAACTGCTGCGCGGCGAGGTGGAGCCGGACCCCAAGCTCTCCATGAAGGCCAAAAAGGCCACCCGCAAGAGCACGTCCGGACTCATCATCACCCATACCGGCTACATCCTGGACTACATCAACGCAGACCGCGGCCAAGTGCTCTTCAACGGCCACCTGTGCTGCGAGGCCAACCCCCGCGACATCCTCGACCACGTCGGCAAGTTCGGCTACCAGGAATGCGTGCGCTGCCTGAACTAG